The Fulvia fulva chromosome 11, complete sequence genome segment AGCACCGAATCGGCAGCTGCTATGTTGCACTACGCGCATAAGAGGTCTTTGTGGCTCGGACATCTCGACCAACACCATGGGCTGCCAAGCACGCGTCATAACTGCTGTTGATCAGGTCTTTACTCTACTGACATGCATTAAGCTCGAACAACATACATTTGGCTAAATGTGATTACTCAGGATGGACCACAACCAGATACAGAAGCAGCTCTTCCTGTTTGGCGATCAAACATTCGTGCTGCAGCCGCATCTGAAAAACCTGCTTGAGCGAACGACGCACAGCTCAGCACTGGACTCCTTTCTCTTGAAGGCCCACGATAAAATCTGCTACGAGACTACGAAGCTGCCTGGTCGGACAGGAGATAATATAGAAGCTGAGATAAACACCCTCGAAGGTCTGCTTGGCTGGGAGCAAGACAATGGTGGCAACACACGCCGCTGCATTGCACTGGAAATGGCTTTGGCATGTCTGCTCCAGCTGGCGAGCTTCATGCTGGCCCAGGACGTGGACGAGCTCTGGGCTGCAAAGGCAGCCGATCAAGCGCGCTCCACAGGTGGGCTGGCCGCTGCCGCAGTGGGCTGTAGCCGCACTATTGCGGACCTCCAGAAACTGGGATCAGAAGCCGTAGGCATTGCGTTTCGAACGGGAGCTCTCACAGATGAGGTCTCTCTCTCAGATGCCACCTCATTCGACCTACGAGAACAGAGCTGGGCTACTGCAGTGATTGGCCCCGGTGCCGCCGACACTGTACGCTCCTACTGTGAGCAACAAGAGTCAGACTGCACCAAACTGCTACCTTTCATCACCGCCTTCGCCCCGCGAGGGGTCACTGTCAGTGGTACGCCAACCTCACTAGCCCATATGCGAAGCTCTCCAGCGTTCAAGAATTTCGAGTTGAAAGAGCTCCCGTTGTATGGTCTATACCATGATCCGCATCTGTTCTCTGGTAGAGCAGTGCAATCGCTTCTAGCCGATGTCACGCCCGAATCAGCTGCCAAAAAGTGCACCGCTCCCGTTATTTTCGGCTCGGGCGAGGAGTTGCAAGGGAATTTCGGATCACTCATAGCAGCCGCAGTCATGCGTATTCTGCGTGAACCATTGAGATGGGTCAAACTGGTGGATGCTCTGAAAGACTGGTGCCAGGGAACGACAGCAGATGCCGTGAACGCAGATGTTGCCACATCAGGACTTCTCATCAATGCATTTGGTTCTAAAGCAGGAAGCTTGATCATGAAGCAGACTGATGTTGAGTGTTCGTTGGTCGAACATCCGTGTCAGTAGCAGAGCGGGACTGCAGTGATCATGTCGTTCATCCATGGGCCCAAGTAAAATACTTCTCATCCAACACTACGATACGACATCTACGTGCTCACCATTATGCACAGATGCCCACCATCACGGCATCGGCACTTTTTTCCAACTATTCGATGGTTCAGGTCACTTGCAGGATATCAGTAGACACTTCGCCGGTTGCCCGGAATGCAGCATGCTGGTCTTGCCTGAAGCGGCGAATACGCCACAAGAGATAGAGTTTGGTGGTGCATGCTATTGTATAGCGCATGATCGACAACTTATGCGTTAGCCGTTCCGATGTGCGGTGACACCCTTGAACTATGATGCTCTGCTCGATGGATATTGCTGCTCTCGGTCTTTCTGGGCCATGATTGATACTTCGCTATGAGGCATTTCCGAGGAGGCACCTTGACGAAGGAAGTATCAGTGAAGTCAACTCCACATTGACGCATAAACGTCGGTATCTATGTAAAACCGATCGGAAGAAGGTCGACCTCGAGCCGTCAGCTGGCAATATCGTGTCATGAGAAAGCCCCTCCGTCACCGGAAGACGAGCACAAGGACGATAACCTGGTAAGATCCTGAGCTGATGGAATATGCATGATTTGCGTGCTGACCGTCCCATCTCAGATAACTTTTGGTGGACCGGAAGACCCTTCAAACCCGAAGAACTGGCCGCTGAGGAAGAAATGGCTTGTTGTAACCACAGTCTCGCTATACGCCTTCTTGAGCCCAATGACCTCGACCATGATCGCCCCAGCCTTACCAGAGCTACGGATCGAGTTCAATATTCAAAACCAGACTGGTTCTGCGTTGATGCTCTCGATCTTCCTCCTTGGCTGGGTAATAGGACCAATCATCACAAGTCCTTTGTCAGAAGTGTACGGCCGCGTTATCGTCCTCCAGCTAGGAACATTGATATATCTCGTCTTCAACCTGGCGTCTGGCTTCGCGCAGACTCAGGCTCAGACGACTGTGCTTAGGCTCTTTGCTGGCATAGGCGGCTCTACATCGTTGGGGATCGAAGGTGGTATCATTGCAGATTGCTTTGCACCAGAGCAAAGAGGACTGGCCGTTTCGATTTACAACCTTATGCCGTTGCTCGGACCGGCTGTTGGGCCCATTATCGGCGCTTTCATCACGGAGTACTTCATGTGGAGGTGGTCATTCTGGGCGACGAGTATCGCGGATGTAGTTATCCAGCTAGCAGGTTTGGTGTTTTTGGACGAGAGCTGGGCACCAAACATCTTGGAGCGCAAGAAGACACGACTCATGAAGCAGACTGGGAACAAGAATCTCTACACTCTTCAAGATGTCCACGACGAAGGAAAGACGCTCGCATCCAGACTACGGCTGGCTTTGACACGTCCACTGAAGTTGCTCTTCACCCAGGTGATCGTCCAAGCACGGTGTCTTTATCTGGCATATCTCTTCGGCGTCACCTTCTTGGTGCTGTCGACCTTGTCATCACTATGGACCGAGCGCTATGGATTTTCCATCGGTATTGGCAGCTTGAACTACATCGCCTTAGGCATTGGATACACCTTCGGCACCCAAGTCTCCGCACGCCTCAACGACAAGATCTACAAGCACCTAAAGTCCAAAAATGACGGACGTGCTGTGCCCGAGTACAGGCTACCCATGATGACACTCGGAGCAACACTCATGCCCATAGGCCTGCTCATCTACGCCTGGACATCACAATATCGCGTACACTGGATCGTGGTAGATATTGGAGTAGCGATCTATGCGGCAGGGACCTTTGCTAGCTTCCAGTGTCTGCAAACGTATCTTATTGACACGTACACGACATACACAGCATCTGCTTTCGCCGCGGCCACGATCTTGAGGTCGATTTTCGGGACTGTGTTTCCGCTGTTCGCAAATCAGCTGTATGAAACATTGGATTATGGTTGGGGAACAACGACATTGGCGCTTATTGCTATCGTGACTGGATGGCCAGCACCTATATTGCTGTGGAAGTTCGGACCACAGTTGAGGGCGAGAAGTCCCTACTCTGCTGAGAAAACATGAGGGTGCTAAATCAGGCCTGTATATCCACAGCATAGTCCTTCACAATATCGTTCCAATCCATGCCGTCCAGGACCCCAAGGAGAGCTTTTCGATCCATCTTCAGGCTGGTTCTGTAGGGTATCCTATCAACCAGTACGAACGCCCCTGGAACCATGTACCCTGGCACCAAATCCTCGAGGCCCTTCGCAACACGTTGAACTAGCTCGGTGTGTTCGGCACTCAACTTTAGCTTTGCACATCCTGCTCCAGGCTTTCCTTGCGCTTCACTCTCTGCAACAAAGCACACCCGCATCTGCTGTTCCTTTTCGCCAACACTATGCTCCAGCACACTGACCACGTTGGTGCTCCAAGAGAGCATCTTATCTTTCCTGTCTTCGTCGTACGACCAGCCAGTCTCGGCAACCGCAGCCTCCACCTCGCCAGGATCGATACGTAGACCATTGACCTTCATGTATCCACCTTTCCTATACATGAAGACAATAGAATCATCCCCCTTTTCACTGTATCTATATCCCCTGTCAAATACACCCATCTCATCACATTCTCACCATAAAGCTTGATCCACCTAGGGTCCTTGGCCCATTCGAGATCGGTCTTGAACACTTCTCGCGTCTTCCCTTCGTCGGCCCAATATCCGCTAGCCAAGGTTAGTCCTAGGATCGCGATTTCTCCTGGGGCGTATGCAGGGGCAAGCTTATTCGGATCATTTGCAGAGACAATGAACATAGCACAGCCGACTGGCAGACCGATGTCCCCAGCTCGCTGCGAAAGCGTCTGACCGTCTGCTTCCAACGTTATGGGCTGCGTACCAGTGTTCATGACGCTGGCTTCGGTAGGACCCCAAGTGTCGCAGAGCACAAAGTCATTCCCTTCGTCCTTAGCAGGTGCAAACCTCTTCATGAACTCCGGCTTCACGGCCTCTCCGATCGTCGCCAGCCGGCGGAAATGCTCTCTGGGTATGTCTGGATCGATCGTGGCCGCTATGCTAGGTGTGATGGAAGCGAAATTGCAGCGCTCTACTAGAATGAACTCATTCAGACCG includes the following:
- a CDS encoding Efflux pump vrtL, with translation MDHNQIQKQLFLFGDQTFVLQPHLKNLLERTTHSSALDSFLLKAHDKICYETTKLPGRTGDNIEAEINTLEGLLGWEQDNGGNTRRCIALEMALACLLQLASFMLAQDVDELWAAKAADQARSTGGLAAAAVGCSRTIADLQKLGSEAVGIAFRTGALTDEVSLSDATSFDLREQSWATAVIGPGAADTVRSYCEQQESDCTKLLPFITAFAPRGVTVSGTPTSLAHMRSSPAFKNFELKELPLYGLYHDPHLFSGRAVQSLLADVTPESAAKKCTAPVIFGSGEELQGNFGSLIAAAVMRILREPLRWVKLVDALKDWCQGTTADAVNADVATSGLLINAFGSKAGSLIMKQTDVECSLVEHPYAHHHGIGTFFQLFDGSGHLQDISRHFAGCPECSMLVLPEAANTPQEIEFGGACYSPPSPEDEHKDDNLITFGGPEDPSNPKNWPLRKKWLVVTTVSLYAFLSPMTSTMIAPALPELRIEFNIQNQTGSALMLSIFLLGWVIGPIITSPLSEVYGRVIVLQLGTLIYLVFNLASGFAQTQAQTTVLRLFAGIGGSTSLGIEGGIIADCFAPEQRGLAVSIYNLMPLLGPAVGPIIGAFITEYFMWRWSFWATSIADVVIQLAGLVFLDESWAPNILERKKTRLMKQTGNKNLYTLQDVHDEGKTLASRLRLALTRPLKLLFTQVIVQARCLYLAYLFGVTFLVLSTLSSLWTERYGFSIGIGSLNYIALGIGYTFGTQVSARLNDKIYKHLKSKNDGRAVPEYRLPMMTLGATLMPIGLLIYAWTSQYRVHWIVVDIGVAIYAAGTFASFQCLQTYLIDTYTTYTASAFAAATILRSIFGTVFPLFANQLYETLDYGWGTTTLALIAIVTGWPAPILLWKFGPQLRARSPYSAEKT
- a CDS encoding Nonribosomal peptide synthetase gloA, which translates into the protein MSRYFEMSPSVRTLQFNAFTFDVFMADMWVTLAHGGRICMPTDEERFGLNEFILVERCNFASITPSIAATIDPDIPREHFRRLATIGEAVKPEFMKRFAPAKDEGNDFVLCDTWGPTEASVMNTGTQPITLEADGQTLSQRAGDIGLPVGCAMFIVSANDPNKLAPAYAPGEIAILGLTLASGYWADEGKTREVFKTDLEWAKDPRWIKLYGENVMRWGDDSIVFMYRKGGYMKVNGLRIDPGEVEAAVAETGWSYDEDRKDKMLSWSTNVVSVLEHSVGEKEQQMRVCFVAESEAQGKPGAGCAKLKLSAEHTELVQRVAKGLEDLVPGYMVPGAFVLVDRIPYRTSLKMDRKALLGVLDGMDWNDIVKDYAVDIQA